From Vitis vinifera cultivar Pinot Noir 40024 chromosome 14, ASM3070453v1, a single genomic window includes:
- the LOC100263186 gene encoding protein RALF-like 33, which produces MANSVGLLAICAAAFLIAASAVTAVDSTADNLSWIPTRSVCKGTVAECLALAGGEDEFGLTSEFAMDSEINRRILATSKYISYGALQRNSVPCSRRGASYYNCQPGAQANPYNRGCSTITRCRS; this is translated from the coding sequence ATGGCAAACTCCGTCGGCCTCCTCGCGATCTGTGCCGCCGCCTTCCTCATCGCCGCCTCCGCAGTCACCGCCGTTGATTCCACTGCGGACAACCTCAGCTGGATTCCGACGAGATCCGTCTGCAAGGGAACTGTAGCCGAGTGCCTGGCGCTCGCCGGCGGAGAAGACGAGTTCGGCCTGACCTCAGAGTTCGCGATGGACTCGGAAATCAACCGGCGCATCCTAGCGACTAGCAAGTACATCAGCTACGGTGCGCTTCAGAGGAACAGTGTGCCGTGCTCTCGACGTGGCGCTTCCTACTACAATTGTCAGCCTGGTGCTCAGGCAAATCCGTACAACCGTGGTTGCAGCACCATTACTCGCTGCAGAAGTTAG
- the LOC100249495 gene encoding ATP-dependent Clp protease proteolytic subunit-related protein 3, chloroplastic, with translation MAASLQLPMASSIPSSSSPSTTRPIFKTHCSMKPTCSAKIPMSPINPKDPFLSKLASVAATSPERLLQRPSGSDSLPFLDLFDSPKLMATPAQVERSVSYNEHRPRRPPPDLPSLLLHGRIVYIGMPLVPAVTELVIAELMYLQWMDPKEPVYVYINCTGTTRDDGERVGMETEGFAIYDAMMQLKNEIHTVAVGAAIGQACLLLAAGTKGKRFMMPHAKAMIQQPRVPSSGLMPASDVLIRAKEVITNRDTLVKLLAKHTGNSEETVSTVMRRPYYMDSTKAKEFGVIDKILWRGQEKIMADVLSPEEWDKNAGIQVVDGI, from the exons ATGGCCGCTTCTCTTCAGCTACCCATGGCTTCTTCCATTCCGTCTTCGTCTTCGCCATCCACAACGCGTCCAATCTTCAAGACCCACTGCTCCATGAAGCCCACGTGCTCCGCCAAAATCCCAATGTCTCCTATCAACCCTAAGGACCCCTTTCTCTCCAAGCTCGCTTCGGTGGCTGCGACTTCCCCCGAGAGGCTTCTTCAGCGCCCTTCGGGTTCCGATTCTCTTCCCTTTCTTGACCTCTTCGACTCTCCCAAGCTGATGGCCACTCCCGCCCAG GTGGAAAGATCTGTCTCGTACAATGAGCACAGGCCAAGGAGGCCTCCACCGGACTTGCCTTCCCTGCTTCTCCATGGGAGAATAGTTTACATTGGCATGCCA TTGGTGCCAGCTGTCACAGAGCTTGTCATTGCAGAATTAATGTACCTGCAGTGGATGGATCCCAAAGAACCAGTATATGTTTATATTAATTGTACTGGAACCACTCGTGATGATGGTGAAAGG GTTGGGATGGAGACTGAGGGTTTTGCTATCTATGATGCAATGATGCAGTTAAAAAATGAG ATACATACAGTTGCCGTTGGAGCTGCTATAGGCCAGGCTTGTCTTCTGCTCGCTGCAGGAACCAAGGGTAAACGGTTTATGATGCCGCATGCCAAAG CCATGATTCAACAACCTCGTGTTCCATCATCTGGATTAATGCCAGCTAGTGATGTGCTTATTCGTGCAAAAGAG GTCATAACAAACAGGGACACACTTGTGAAACTCCTGGCTAAGCACACTGGAAAT TCGGAAGAGACTGTATCTACTGTGATGAGAAGACCATATTATATGGATTCTACAAAAGCCAAAGAGTTTGGTGTCATTGACAAG ATTCTTTGGCGCGGTCAAGAAAAGATAATGGCAGATGTTCTTTCACCTGAGGAATGGGACAAGAATGCCGGCATTCAAGTTGTTGATGGTATATAA
- the LOC100258047 gene encoding probable glutathione S-transferase, protein MADQVQLFGVWGSFFGRRVEVALRLKGVQFEYVEEDLYNKSPSLLKYNPVHKKIPVMLHNGNPLAESLVILEYIDETWKHNPIFPKDPYERARARFWAKFIDEKLWPVVRKALGSKEEKEQREAIGETHEHLETLESELKEKKFFGGESWGYLDIAAMVIIWLGIAQEALGVEFIPKEKFPRLHKWQQRLVEDAVFKECVPPREKLGAFFKARFGSSAASK, encoded by the exons ATGGCTGACCAAGTACAGCTGTTTGGCGTTTGGGGAAGCTTCTTTGGCCGCAGAGTCGAAGTGGCCCTAAGGCTGAAAGGAGTTCAGTTTGAATACGTAGAAGAGGACTTGTACAATAAGAGTCCTTCGCTTCTCAAGTATAATCCAGTTCACAAAAAAATTCCTGTG atgCTACACAACGGAAACCCACTTGCAGAGTCGCTTGTGATCTTAGAGTACATTGATGAGACCTGGAAACACAACCCCATCTTCCCTAAAGACCCTTACGAAAGGGCTAGGGCAAGGTTCTGGGCTAAGTTCATAGACGAGAAG CTGTGGCCGGTGGTGAGAAAGGCTCTGGGGAGTAAGGAAGAGAAGGAGCAAAGGGAAGCCATTGGAGAAACTCATGAGCACCTGGAAACCCTAGAGAGTGAGCTGAAAGAGAAGAAGTTCTTTGGAGGGGAGAGTTGGGGATATTTGGACATAGCTGCAATGGTTATAATTTGGCTTGGAATCGCCCAAGAAGCTCTGGGAGTGGAGTTCATACCAAAAGAGAAGTTTCCCAGGTTGCATAAATGGCAGCAAAGGCTTGTTGAGGATGCTGTCTTCAAGGAATGTGTGCCACCAAGGGAGAAGCTTGGTGCCTTCTTCAAAGCCCGGTTTGGATCCTCCGCTGCCTCCAAATGA